TTTGAAGATAAATGCCAACATAATTTCTATCAAGGTGCTGAAAAAATTCAACCACAGTTGAAGTTAAAGAAGACAAAACTTGCATGTACAATAAGGCGGGAAGTTGCACTGCATATCTGACCATTTGtccagaagcaaccaaatatgGTCCATTCAGCAGCTGTTTAAATCATGGAGAAAGGATCTAAATCATGCAATAggaaatagatgaaaaaaaattactcatcCTCACTCAGTATTTAAGGAAATGTGATTTTGTGATGCAAGTAGACAAGTGCTGTCCATAACTAAATCACTATACTTGCGAAGTCACTGACCCTTGTCAAGGTCAACATCCTCAAAAACAATGATTGGGCTTTTCCCACCAAGCTCTAGTGAAACAGGCTGCCAAGAAACCACACATTTTATGTTAGAGTGATTCATGAAGAAAACACAATTAAAACATGTAAGGGGAAAAAAAGGGGTTCCTATCTCTTTCTGAGCATGCCTTTATTTGTTCTTTGTTCTATCAAAACAAATGGAAACACGAACTGTTCATAACTTACAGATAACTGCTCAAAAATACCTTGATCAGCTGAGCTGCAGCTGTCATAATTTTGCTCCCAGTTGCAGAGCTTCCAGTAAAGGCAATCTATTGGAAAAATTACGGCCACAATGTCAAACTAGCATTGCAAACTCAAAGAAATCTCAGTAATGATACACGCAAACGAGGTTTTTCAAAAACAGCGCGTGGCCGCAATTTTGGCTGGGACATAAAGTTTTTTTTGGCTTTCCGCGACCACAATTGTGACCACATGCATCTGTTTGTAATTGAAGGATTGACAAAATTGCGACCGtgactgcaatttaaaaccttgtgtGCAACAATGTGAGACATAAAAACAAGATATAGCCCCATACAGCttcaattcttttaaaaattgaacCTTGTCTACATCGGGATGAGCTGCTAAAGGAGCACCCGCTTCAGGTCCTAATCCAGTGAGAATGTTCAACACGCCAGGAGGAAGCCCGACTTCTTTGCAAATTTCAGCGAGCTCCAAACATGTCCTAAAAATTGCACACAACAACACATGACAACATAGAATGAGAAGAAACCAAGCAacgaacaaaacaaaacaaagaagcaAGACAGCAACAGACAGTCATGGAGAACAAAAACATACACAGATGCCAACTCAGAGGGCTTCAATATTGCAGCACAGCCGGCCGCCAGAGCAGGAGCAACCTTCCACGTAGCCATCAACAGAGGATAATTCCTAAAACGCCATCAACAGAGGATGATGATTCACAAATGCAATGCAATGATTAAAGTAAAGCATCGGATTCAGTTAAAAAagagcagagagagagagagagagagaaggagaaggtaGTACCAAGGAGTTATTAAAGCAACGACTCCAATCGGCTCCTTAAGAACATAACTCTTGAATGTGTCCATGGGAAGAGACACATGAGCCTTTTGCTGTGCGTCCAATTTTTCAGCAAGGTCAGCATAGAACTCAAAGCAACCAGCAACATCGTCCTACAGAAACAAATAACCGAACACACAGTGATACAACTTTAATCGGTGTTTCTTTGCTTGCAATTTAGGGATGTGAGAGATTACGATGTCCCAGGCGGCTTCATCGAGCGGTTTTCCACAGTCAATAGCTTCGAGTTTTGCTAGTTCAGGCTTTTTCTCGGTGATCTGCGAGGGAGGGAGGGAGAATAATGGAAATAAGGAAAAGAGCGAAAATAGAATAAAAGTGAAATAAGAGGAACCTTGGCAGCGATGGCGCGGAGGTAGCGAGCCCGAACGGAGCCGGAAGCGGAGGCCCAATCGGCGCCCTTGTTGCGGGAGAGGGCAGCTTTGGCGGCAGCGACAGCGAGATCAACGTCTTCCTTAGTAGCTGCTGGGATATCCCCTGCATTGAGAAGACAAGGAAGGAGATTGAGATTGAGATTGAGATCTGATGAGAGACAGAGAATGGGAAAGAAGAGAACCGATGATGTGTTGGGTGGAAGGGTTGATGATGGGAATCCGATTCTTGAGGACGGGGACTTTCCAGTCTCCGTCTATGAATAACTGCCGATGGGGAATTGGGATGCTCATCTTGTCGTCAAAGGAGAGATGACACTGCCTGCAACTCACCCTAACTCAGCTAGTCCAGTCTCTCCTTCTTTATCCTAAATAGAATAGTTTATCGTTAAGTTGCAAAGATAAAGTATGAATTTGTctgcaaatttaatttttatttttttcatatttaaaatattaattttcaatttttttttatttttcaagattaaTTTATCAATGTCTCACATGAGATGTAAGTAGGCATGAATCATCTCTGAACTCGAATTAATCCAGACAATttgaattgaataatttttgaaattatgtCATATTTAGACTAAACTAATCAAATACGTTGAATTTTGGATTAGATTACagattttaacatttaaatCCCACTGATTTAGTTCGTTGACTTGctaatttgtattaaattattattattattattaatatatctatatgtaattataatatattttctaaaatttttaaaaaatcaaataatattgaGTATTTGATTACATAGACTTATTAACTTGAATTGAGTAAATATTAGTGCATTTTTAATCTTCAAGATCAAAATGATaagaattttattgattaaagcCATTTCAGATAggtttctaaaaatattttaggtttatttataaatagtaaGCATGACAATGTCTTATTAATTATGATAGAAAAAAGTGTTCATTCtcatttattgaaattttttatcttaaatatgatatgtttaattttttctctcgATAGATATGAGTAAGTAGAGTGAAATAGGGTGTGACagtatcacaatttttttaataaaaaaatctaataagaaataattgtttttgattcatttaataaaaaatataacttataaagaatattacattttataaaaaattgacaaaattaaatgttttgatATGTTGACTTAACTCAACCCAATCTAAACTATTTACAAATGTTTGGATTGAGTTTATTTTTTCGTAGAAAATCAACTAAAATCAACCATTTAAATTTAACTGGGTTGAGTCACAGTTTTTACGTATCGAATCTAAACCAACTTGATTACACTTGCTAGTCTCATGTTTTAaggataaatttaattattttcttaataaattaactttgttgaaaaataaattaatttatattttccaaATACACTATATACACTAAGAGCCTGGAGTAGTTTTTAGttctaagtttttaaaaatcagttttgattttttttttcttttaatttatactttcaaaataaactttttttaaaaattctgtatcctttaaatttgaataagatatatttgtttgattgtggcAATCACTGAAATAGTAGTCACAATTATGATAACAATCAccataatgaaaacaaaaataatggtTACAATGATATATTACGCTCTCAATAATGTGTTTTCCTAATATAAACATGTTctattttaaaagttacatGTAAAATTATTGTAGAacagattattaattttttgatcaGGTACctattatatttaaaacaaagaaattcGTTTAATgctatttcttatattttttttatcgatctacttgtaaaaaataaaatgtttctaTTTACTTATTCATTTACAAGTTTaagataacattattttttccttttattttttatttttctttataattaattttaaattatttaaataattatcataaacaaaagataatttttaatatgaatattaagaaaataaaatgattttaatttcaaCAAAGTTATTAACtatatcttttaatttgtgCATTACTATCTTTTAAAAGAAACGAAGAAgctattttcatttaaaaattcatttcttcATAATAATTCCTCTTTGTCGTTGCATTCTTTTTCCTTAGCACAATTGACTAGTAAGATGAataaagagtattttttttttaaagatggtTCGGGTATTTACCACATATTTGTCCTCATTTACAaagatagattttttttttctttctaaaacaaaGATAGAAACATGTTTTTCTATAACACAGGATATGCTTGCCAGAGaggatattataattaatttctcgagatactaaagtttatataaaagagttatcatttt
This genomic interval from Glycine max cultivar Williams 82 chromosome 5, Glycine_max_v4.0, whole genome shotgun sequence contains the following:
- the ALDH10A1 gene encoding betaine aldehyde dehydrogenase — its product is MSIPIPHRQLFIDGDWKVPVLKNRIPIINPSTQHIIGDIPAATKEDVDLAVAAAKAALSRNKGADWASASGSVRARYLRAIAAKITEKKPELAKLEAIDCGKPLDEAAWDIDDVAGCFEFYADLAEKLDAQQKAHVSLPMDTFKSYVLKEPIGVVALITPWNYPLLMATWKVAPALAAGCAAILKPSELASVTCLELAEICKEVGLPPGVLNILTGLGPEAGAPLAAHPDVDKIAFTGSSATGSKIMTAAAQLIKPVSLELGGKSPIIVFEDVDLDKAAEWTIFGCFWTNGQICSATSRLIVHESIATEFLNRIVKWVKNIKISDPLEEGCRLGPIVSEGQYEKILKFISNAKSEGATILTGGSRPEHLKKGFFVEPTVITDVTTSMQIWREEVFGPVLCVKTFSTEEEAIDLANDTVYGLGSAVISNDLERCERITKAFKAGIVWINCSQPCFTQAPWGGIKRSGFGRELGEWGLDNYLSVKQVTQYISDEPWGWYQSPSRL